The stretch of DNA TCCTGTTCGAAGCCCAACTGGATTTACTTTACTTCCCATGCTGTTATTGATTAGCTCCGTTGTCCGGAGTGGGGTTAGAAGGTTTTGCCTTTGTTTTCTTTGCGGGTTTTGCGACTCGTGTGTCTACTGTTACTCGGATTTGTGCGGTTCTTTTGAGAATAGGGTGTTGTCGTCCACGAGACACAGGTACTCCTCGTTTGTAGGTTGGTCCTTTGGTAACCACGATCTCTTTGATGTACAGAGTGGATCGGTTCTGCTTAAGGTTGTGTTCTGCGTTTGAAGCTGCAGATTCGATAGCCTTGTAAAGCAGTTTAGCCGCTTTCTTTGGAGTGAATCGCAATTGATTGAGTGCATCTTCAACCGCTGCTCCTCTCACGATTCCTGCAACGAGGTTCGCTTTCTTAGGGGAGATCCGAGTGTTTTTGAGTAAAGCTTTCATAATTAAGCGGTTGCGGTTGTTTCTTTAGATTTAACGGGGTGTCCACGGAACTTACGAGTGAAGGCAAATTCTCCGAGATGGTGGCCAACCATGGCTTCCGTAACGAAGACGGGGACATGATCTTTACCATTGTGAACCGCGAAGGTGAAACCTACGAATTCAGGAGCAATTTGGCTGCGACGAGACCAAGTCTTGATCACTTTCTTGCTGTTTGGATCCATGTTGAGTACCTTCTTTAGAAGTTTCTCATCAACGAATGGACCTTTGTAACTACTTCGAGCCATAATACTATTTATTATTAAGTTCAGCGAGCATTTTGCCCCTTCGAGTCTTAACAATCCAGCGGTTTGAAGGATTCTTACGACGACGGGTTTTTACACCAAGGGCATGTAGACCCCAAGGAGTCTTAGGATACTTAAGTCCAATAGGACAGTTTCCTTCTCCTCCTCCATGTGGGTGATCATTTGGGTTCATGGCTTTACCACGAACTTCAGGCCTTTGTCCCTTGTGACGATTTCGTCCAGCTTTACCAATGGTGACATTGGAGTGATCGGCGTTGGAAACGCGACCGATGCTGGCGAAACATTCCTTGTGGACAAAACGCACTTCTCCAGAGGGGAGCTGCACTTGGGCATACTCACCATCCAGGGAAACAAGTTTTGCAGCGGACCCGGCCGTTTTGGCCAATTGTCCCTTTCCACTGAGTTCGATCTGAACATTGTGGATTTCGAATCCAACAGGGATGTTTTGAAGTTCCATTCGATTTCCGGCACGAGCCTTGGTCTTCTTTGCAGTCATAAAGTGGTCTCCCACCTTGATTCCCTCGGGAGCCAAGTGGTAGCGGTACTCACCATCTCTATAAAGAGCCAGCATGATGAAAGCACTACGATTGGGATCGTACTCCACGGTTTTTACCGTAGCTTCAATATTCATCTTGTCGGTTTGCTTGAAATCTACAATACGCAAGTGAGTCTTATTTCCGGCTCCACGGTGTCGCACGGTGATCACTCCTCGGCTATTTCGCCCAGCATTTTCTTTTCGGCTCACGAGCAATCCCTTGAAAGGGGTACTGGTGGTCAACTCCTCATAAGTGAGTACGCTCATGTTTCGTTGTCCGTTCGTCGTGTTTTTAATCTTTCGGATTGGCATAAAAGTTTGGTTGAGGGTGGGGCTTAAGCAGCCGCGGCCACCTTCTTAGTAGATTTTTTAGTTGAAGTTGTACTGTGCTTGCTGATCTCCAGCTTTTCTCCTGCCTTGAGAGTGATGATCGCCCTTTTTACGGACGCTCGTTTCTCCATAGGCTTGCGACTCTTTCCCATTCGGTACTTTGGGAGACCGTGGAGGATGTTCACCTTTTCCACTTGGACACCGTAGAGGGTGCGAAGGGCGTTCTTGATGTCCACTTTGGTGGCGTCATCGTGAACCATGAAGGTGTACTTTCCGGCAGTCTCCTGATGAGTACTTTTTTCAGTGAGAACGGGTCTGATGAGAGTTTGAGAGAGATTCATAAGGTTTTAGACTAGGCTTTGTAAGTTCCTTCGATATCCTTGAGCGCAGCTTCTGTGAAGAGGACTGCATCGTAGGTGAGGAGATCCTGCGGATTGAGATAATTGCTCATGATCACTTTAGCTTTATCCACATTCTGAGAAGAACTTTTGAGGACTTTTTCTTCTCGGTTCCCAACCACGAGAATGTCGCGTTTGAGGTCCAGCTTTTCAAGGAAGTTTGCGAATACCTTTGTCTTTGGAGCTTCGAGTTCGAACTTATCCAGTGCGAAGATTTTTCCATCCTTTGCCTTCATGCTGAGGATTTGGAATAAAGCTCGGTTTCTCTGCTTCTTTGGCATCATGATGGCAAAGTTTTGCCATTTCTTAGGTCCGAAGGCACGACCTCCACCCTTCATATGAGGGTTTCTGGTAGAACCTTGTCGAGCCCGTCCCGTGTGCTTTTGTGCGAAGGGCTTTTTACCCCCTCCGGACACATCGGACTTGTTGAGCACATGAGCGATAGGCTTTCGAGCACTCTTCTGTTGATAGACAAGATAGTTGTGCACAATCCCTTCTCCACCTTCTACTTCGAAGATGTTCTTTGGGAGGGAGACTTCTCCCTTCTTTTCACCGGCTTGATTGTATAATGGTGCTTTCATATTTTATGAGTACTATCGTCTGATGATTACAAGTGAGCCATTTGATCCGGCAACTTGACCCTTAAGGCCGATCAAATTCTTTGCAATGTCTACGAATACAATTTCTTTCATCTCAGTGATTCGGTCGCTTCCCATGTGTCCGGCCATTCTCTTCCCTTTATGTACTTTACCGGGACGGGCACGGGCACCAATGGATCCAGGTTCTCGCTTGAAGTGAGAACCGTGAGTTCGGCGACCTCCTCGGAAGTGATGTCGTTTAACCACTCCTTGGAAACCCTTACCTTTGGAAGTACCGGTGACCTTGGTCATCGCTCCGATCTCGAATCCTTCCAAGTTCACTTCATCCCCAATTTTTAAAGGATCGGTCTCTTCGATACGGAATTCTCTTACCGTTTTGAATTTTCGGTTCTTAGTCGGTTTCTTCAACGCATCGAACCCAAGCACTACCGCCGGATATCCATCTTTTTCTACGGTTTTCACTTGTACCACCGTGTTGGGCTGGCACTCGATTACCGTGAGAGGGATCACGCGACCGTCGTCTTGAATGAGACGAGTCATACCGATTTTTTTTCCTAGAATTCCTGACATAGTTTAGAGCTTAGTGGCTGCTGAGCGAATGCTCAGTGCTGGAGGGCGATTGGTCTTTGAGTCCACTAGGGAGCCTTTCGCGCTGTTCCAAGATATATTCTGACTTAAGTGCCCGAAGATACTAATGATGCTTTAACGCAGAGTCAAGGCATTTTTTTCGATTAATCCTTTTTAGCTTTCTTAGCAGAAGACTTCTTGGATTTTTTCTTATCATCCTCTTCTCCGGATCCGCTTTCTTTCTCCATAATCATCTTGATTTCGATGTCCACTCCGGAGGGAAGAGACAAGTTGGACAATTCTTCGATGGTGGCAGAAGTGGTCTCGGTGAGGTCCACCAAGCGTTTGTGTGTGCGCATTTCGTACTGTTCACGAGAATTTTTGTGGACGAAAGTGGACTTATTTACCGTGAAACGGTCGATGTTAGTGGGTAGAGGGATGGGTCCCATAACGATAGCACCCGTTTTTTCCGCGGTTTCGATGATCATGCGAGCGGCATCGTCGATGACCTTGTGGTCAAAGGACTTGATTTTGATACGAATTTTTTGCTTAGCCATAGAGGAGAGAATTAACTCGGCTTCGCCGAGGAGGGGATAAAAAAATACCGAACTTTTTACAGCTCGGTTCTAAACACCATCTGGTGTTGAAAGTTGAAACGAGGTGTCCCGTCCGAGGACGAGGGTGACTCTAAAACCAGAATCACACATTTTGTAGTGACCTTTTAACGGAAAGTGGGGCTTTGTGTCAATGTTAAATTGCTTACAAGAGTGAGTCGCTTGCCACTTCTAGATCTCCCAGTTCCGCTTCAAGTTCCAAAAGTTCCGCTATCTTTGAGTGTATCTGCGTATGTTCTTGTGTTTTATTGGCTAAAACCGCTTTGGCCTCTTTTAATAAAGAGCCCATCTCAGTGAGGTCTTTATTCAGTTGTACGGATTTGCTATAGAGCTCATTACTCCATTTATTGATATTCCTCAGCTCCTTAAGGCTTGAAAGCGTTGCGTTCAGGGCATGTTTTACCTCTTTAGTCCGTGCTTCCAGTTCTTGGACTGTTGTGGAAAGTCTTGAAAGCTCTTCATCTTTTAGGTCTCCATATTTTTCTTCCCAACCCTCTGCTTTAATTTTCTCGATGGATTCGCGCAATTTCTTGATTTTTCCATCAGCCTCTACAGGAAGAATAGGCTCTTTTTTTTGAGGAGAGGGCTCAGGCTTAAATGTGCGTTGAGCTTCTTGGAGTGAGTCCTTGAGCGCTGTTCTAACTTGATTTTTCCCTCTTGACCGGTGTCCAGCTGTTCTTTCTATTTGTTGAGTTGCTTCAGTTACTGCTCGTTGTACTTTTTTGCATAATTCACGATGTTCGCTTGGTGTTAAGGACTCCGAAGGATTTCCGATTGCGTTCTCTATGTATCTTTTTAGAGTGTTGACGATGCTTTGAATGGAGGGCTTATCTTTTGCATGTATATCGTTTGCATTACTAATGTGCTGACCCACTTTTTGAGCAGCTTGGTTTAAATGGGAGAGGAGTTCTTTTTTATCTGGCACGGGATTCTTTGGGATTAGTTTTTAAAACTTCATTGCGGAGCTGAAGATTTTTCGAAGGAGGAGGAGGGTTGGACTCTCGTCTTCTGTGGTTTCAGAGATAGGGGTTTCTTCACTTAAGATGATTTCACTGGCGCGCTGGAAGAACTCAAATTTTTGGTTTAGTGCGGAGATGCTGAGCGTTAAGCCTAACAACGAGAGCACGAGAGCCAGTTTCCATTTGGACATAGTATTTTTTTAAGATTCTCTTAATTATACAATAAAAACGCCAAACTAGCAATAGCTCTGAGGGCCGTTCACCTTTGGGGTGGGAACTAAAAAGCCCCACATTGCTGCAGGGCTTTTTGAAGTTTTAACTTGTTCGGTGAGTGCTAGGCCATGATCTTGGCGACCACTCCGGCACCAACGGTGCGGCCTCCTTCGCGGATAGCGAAGCGAGTTCCTTGCTCAAGAGCTACTGGAGCTCCGAGTTCAACGATCATGTTTACATTGTCTCCAGGCATGATCATCTCTACTCCGGCAGGGAGTTCGATGGTACCCGTTACATCTGTAGTACGGATGTAGAATTGAGGCTTGTATCCTTTGAAGAATGGAGTGTGTCGTCCTCCTTCTTCCTTACTTAGGATGTATACTTCAGATTCAAACTTGGTGTGAGGTTTGATAGAACCGGGCTTAGCAGCCACTTGTCCTCGTTCGATTTCTTCTCGTTCGATACCTCGCATGAGAAGACCTACATTGTCTCCAGCCTCTCCACGATCGAGAGTTTTTCGGAACATTTCAACTCCGGTAACAACCACCTTGCGGGTGTCTTTGATACCAATGAGTTCAACTTCGTCGTTCACATTCACTACTCCTTGTTCAATACGACCCGTAGCTACCGTTCCACGACCCTTAATAGAGAACACATCTTCGATAGACATGAGGAAAGGCTTGTCGAGTTCGCGTTGAGGTTGAGGAATGTATTCGTCGAGAGTCTTCAAAAGTTCAGCAACACAGTCTCCGGCAGCTCCCTTAGGATCTTCGAAGGCCTTGAGTGCGGAACCCTTGATGATTGGAGTGGTGTCTCCAGGATATTCGTACTTGGTGAGAAGATCGCGGATTTCCATTTCGGAAAGTTCTGCGATTTCTGGATCAGCAATATCCATTTTGTTCATGAATACTACGATGTAAGGCACATTCACCTGGCGAGCCAAGAGGATGTGTTCACGAGTTTGAGGCATAGGTCCGTCTGCGGCAGAAACCACGAGAATGGCACCGTCCATTTGAGCGGCTCCAGTAATCATGTTCTTTACATAGTCGGCGTGACCAGGACAATCTACGTGAGCATAGTGCCGTTTATCGGTATTGTACTCTTGGTGAGAGGTAGCGATCGTGATTCCACGAGCTTTTTCTTCCGGAGCGTTGTCGATTTGGTCGTAAGCTACGACTTTGTTCTCAGCGCCACCGAAACGAGCCGCTGCTACTGCGGTGAGGGCAGCCGTAAGTGTGGTTTTCCCGTGGTCTACGTGACCAATGGTCCCCACATTCAGGTGCGGCTTTGAACGGTCGAAGGTTCCTGCCATATCGTTATGGTGATAAAAAAATAAATGGCTATTTGAAGCGAGGGCATTGTAGTTGAAGCCTCAGGCTAACGCAAGCGATTTTCTCAGGCTTTCACTCCACGGTCTGCCTTGATCTTGGCGGCTACATTGGAAGGCACTTCATTGTAGTGACTGAATTCCATCGCGTAGCTTCCGCGACCTTGAGTCATGGAGCGAAGGTCGGTTGCGTATCCGAACATCTCGGAGAGAGGAACGGTGCAACGAATCACTTTGGCCATACCACGGTTGGTGCTTTCAATAATTTGTCCACGACGAGAAGAAATGTTTCCCATAACGTCTCCAAAGTAATCTTCAGCTACGGTCACTTCCACTTTCATGATGGGTTCAAGGAGAACCGGGCTAGCGGCATTACATCCTTTCTTGAAAGCCATAGAACCCGCGAGCTTGAACGCCATTTCGGAGGAGTCCACATCGTGGTAAGAACCATCGGTGAGTTCCACCTTAACATCCACCACAGGGTAACCGGCCACCACTCCACGAGTGAGAGCTTCTTTAACCCCCTTATCAACGGCAGGGATGAACTCTCTTGGAATCCTTCCTCCAACAACGGAGTTGATGAATTCATATCCTTTTCCGGGTTCGTTTGGACCCACGGTCATGATCACATGGCCGTATTGTCCACGACCTCCGGTTTGTTTGGAGTATTTCTCTTCACATTCCACTTCCTTCTTGATGGTTTCACGGTAGGCAACTTGAGGAGCTCCGACATTGGCCTCCACTTTGAATTCGCGTTTCATACGATCCACGATGATGTCCAAGTGCAATTCTCCCATTCCGGCGATCAAGGTTTGTCCGGTTTCTTCCGCGGTTGAAACACGGAAAGTAGGATCTTCTTCGGAGAGTTTTTGAAGCGCCATACCCATTTTTTCTTGATCGGCTTTGGTCTTTGGTTCGATGGCAATTTGAATCACCGGTTCAGGGAAGCTCATGGATTCGAGCGTGATTGGGTGATCGGGATCGGTGAGGGTGTTTCCGGTGAAAGTATTTTTGAGACCAATTGCAGCAGCAATGTCTCCGGCATGAACCGTTTTGATTTCTTCACGAGTGTTGGCATGCATACGAACAAGTCGTCCGATGCGTTCTTTTTCTCCGGTTGCGGTGTTGAGTACATAAGAACCCGCATCCAGCTTTCCGGAATAAACACGGAAGAAACAGAGTTTTCCTACAAATGGATCGGTTGCAATTTTGAAGGCGAGGGCGGCAAAAGGTTGATCGTCGTCCAGGGTGCGAACCTCTTCCGCATCGGTGTCCGGGTTGATTCCTTTGATGGAACCCACATCCATAGGAGAGGGGAGATAATCCCGAACTCCATCAATAACGAGTTGCACTCCCATGTCGCGAAGAGCGGATCCACAGAATACCGGGTAAATTTTTCCGGCAACGGTTCCTTTTCGGATTCCGCGTTTGATCTCTTCAACAGTGAGTTCTTGCCCTTCGAGGTATTTGTTCATGAGGTCGTCTTCTTGCTCAGCTGCAACCTCAACCATCTTTGCACGGTACTCTTCCACTTGTGCGGTCATGTCTTCCGGAATAGGGATTTCTACTTGAACCTCTCCATGTTTTCCTTCGAACTTGTAGGCCTTTCGTTCCACGAGATCGATGATTCCCGTGAAGGAAGAATCCTGTCCAATGGGAAGTTGAATGGCGAAGGCGGTCTTGGAAAGACGATCCCAAATGGATTTGATGGACATAAAGAAGTCCGCTCCGATTTTGTCCATCTTGTTGATGAATGCGATTCGAGGTACATCGTATTTGTCCGCCTGGCGCCACACGGTTTCAGACTGAGGTTCCACTCCTTGAGATCCATCGAATACAGCAACGGCTCCGTCGAGCACACGCATGGATCGTTCCACTTCTACAGTGAAATCCACATGGCCGGGGGTGTCGATGATGTTGATTTTGATATCCTTCCAGTAACAAGTTGTTGCGGCCGCCGTGATGGTGATTCCGCGTTCTTGTTCTTGTGCCATCCAGTCCATGGTGGCCTCTCCTTCATGAACTTCACCAATTTTGTGGCTTCGTCCAGTGTAAAACAAAATGCGTTCGGTGGTGGTTGTTTTGCCCGCATCGATGTGTGCGCAAATTCCAATGTTACGGAGGTGAGCTAGATCGGTCTGGATAGGTTCTGCCATAAAAACGATTAAATTTAAAAAAGCCCTGGCATTATAGGGAAGCCAATACAGAAGTCAACGGGAAGGCCTTTGTTACTGTGTCACAAAGCTTTCCAAGGTATCCACGAGATCGTTGTTGGCCTCTATAAAGGTGGTGTAATGCGTGTGCAGGGTTTCGTCCAAGGTTTCTACTTTGGTGAGGTCTTCTTTATAATCGCCATCGCGGTAGTAGGTGAGCATGGCATCGTAAGTTTCCAAGTAGAGTTCGGCGGCGCTGCGGTAAGTCCCCAGCTCGGTGCGAACGGC from Candidatus Gracilibacteria bacterium encodes:
- the rplV gene encoding 50S ribosomal protein L22, which translates into the protein MKALLKNTRISPKKANLVAGIVRGAAVEDALNQLRFTPKKAAKLLYKAIESAASNAEHNLKQNRSTLYIKEIVVTKGPTYKRGVPVSRGRQHPILKRTAQIRVTVDTRVAKPAKKTKAKPSNPTPDNGANQ
- the rpsS gene encoding 30S ribosomal protein S19, with product MARSSYKGPFVDEKLLKKVLNMDPNSKKVIKTWSRRSQIAPEFVGFTFAVHNGKDHVPVFVTEAMVGHHLGEFAFTRKFRGHPVKSKETTATA
- the rplB gene encoding 50S ribosomal protein L2, which gives rise to MPIRKIKNTTNGQRNMSVLTYEELTTSTPFKGLLVSRKENAGRNSRGVITVRHRGAGNKTHLRIVDFKQTDKMNIEATVKTVEYDPNRSAFIMLALYRDGEYRYHLAPEGIKVGDHFMTAKKTKARAGNRMELQNIPVGFEIHNVQIELSGKGQLAKTAGSAAKLVSLDGEYAQVQLPSGEVRFVHKECFASIGRVSNADHSNVTIGKAGRNRHKGQRPEVRGKAMNPNDHPHGGGEGNCPIGLKYPKTPWGLHALGVKTRRRKNPSNRWIVKTRRGKMLAELNNK
- the rplW gene encoding 50S ribosomal protein L23 — its product is MNLSQTLIRPVLTEKSTHQETAGKYTFMVHDDATKVDIKNALRTLYGVQVEKVNILHGLPKYRMGKSRKPMEKRASVKRAIITLKAGEKLEISKHSTTSTKKSTKKVAAAA
- the rplD gene encoding 50S ribosomal protein L4, whose amino-acid sequence is MKAPLYNQAGEKKGEVSLPKNIFEVEGGEGIVHNYLVYQQKSARKPIAHVLNKSDVSGGGKKPFAQKHTGRARQGSTRNPHMKGGGRAFGPKKWQNFAIMMPKKQRNRALFQILSMKAKDGKIFALDKFELEAPKTKVFANFLEKLDLKRDILVVGNREEKVLKSSSQNVDKAKVIMSNYLNPQDLLTYDAVLFTEAALKDIEGTYKA
- the rplC gene encoding 50S ribosomal protein L3 — protein: MSGILGKKIGMTRLIQDDGRVIPLTVIECQPNTVVQVKTVEKDGYPAVVLGFDALKKPTKNRKFKTVREFRIEETDPLKIGDEVNLEGFEIGAMTKVTGTSKGKGFQGVVKRHHFRGGRRTHGSHFKREPGSIGARARPGKVHKGKRMAGHMGSDRITEMKEIVFVDIAKNLIGLKGQVAGSNGSLVIIRR
- the tuf gene encoding elongation factor Tu, translated to MAGTFDRSKPHLNVGTIGHVDHGKTTLTAALTAVAAARFGGAENKVVAYDQIDNAPEEKARGITIATSHQEYNTDKRHYAHVDCPGHADYVKNMITGAAQMDGAILVVSAADGPMPQTREHILLARQVNVPYIVVFMNKMDIADPEIAELSEMEIRDLLTKYEYPGDTTPIIKGSALKAFEDPKGAAGDCVAELLKTLDEYIPQPQRELDKPFLMSIEDVFSIKGRGTVATGRIEQGVVNVNDEVELIGIKDTRKVVVTGVEMFRKTLDRGEAGDNVGLLMRGIEREEIERGQVAAKPGSIKPHTKFESEVYILSKEEGGRHTPFFKGYKPQFYIRTTDVTGTIELPAGVEMIMPGDNVNMIVELGAPVALEQGTRFAIREGGRTVGAGVVAKIMA
- the fusA gene encoding elongation factor G, which gives rise to MAEPIQTDLAHLRNIGICAHIDAGKTTTTERILFYTGRSHKIGEVHEGEATMDWMAQEQERGITITAAATTCYWKDIKINIIDTPGHVDFTVEVERSMRVLDGAVAVFDGSQGVEPQSETVWRQADKYDVPRIAFINKMDKIGADFFMSIKSIWDRLSKTAFAIQLPIGQDSSFTGIIDLVERKAYKFEGKHGEVQVEIPIPEDMTAQVEEYRAKMVEVAAEQEDDLMNKYLEGQELTVEEIKRGIRKGTVAGKIYPVFCGSALRDMGVQLVIDGVRDYLPSPMDVGSIKGINPDTDAEEVRTLDDDQPFAALAFKIATDPFVGKLCFFRVYSGKLDAGSYVLNTATGEKERIGRLVRMHANTREEIKTVHAGDIAAAIGLKNTFTGNTLTDPDHPITLESMSFPEPVIQIAIEPKTKADQEKMGMALQKLSEEDPTFRVSTAEETGQTLIAGMGELHLDIIVDRMKREFKVEANVGAPQVAYRETIKKEVECEEKYSKQTGGRGQYGHVIMTVGPNEPGKGYEFINSVVGGRIPREFIPAVDKGVKEALTRGVVAGYPVVDVKVELTDGSYHDVDSSEMAFKLAGSMAFKKGCNAASPVLLEPIMKVEVTVAEDYFGDVMGNISSRRGQIIESTNRGMAKVIRCTVPLSEMFGYATDLRSMTQGRGSYAMEFSHYNEVPSNVAAKIKADRGVKAGENRLR